A window of the Zootoca vivipara chromosome 14, rZooViv1.1, whole genome shotgun sequence genome harbors these coding sequences:
- the LOC132593186 gene encoding uncharacterized protein LOC132593186 produces MIVNKFIKDQVLKAPVQALPQGGPPVKPRAARGTRCREALPSQGTDSLTFAFQLLQDEQLYILGVIQSCQAAELRGLRTLKCSKQETAKAILDILGPLEHFRDRPLTLALALEALLQLSTMRPKFSCDMISAILHRTMEAVLQGPEKEEEREELKRHFRLLLGSLLMEAPNPGTLLQLLSMTVVRPDLACFRLKLEEGSDHVAVSAVVALCGINTVQCNRLVTIQSRWCQ; encoded by the exons ATGATTGTCAACAAGTTCATTAAA GATCAGGTGCTTAAGGCGCCTGTTCAGGCGCTGCCACAGGGTGGCCCCCCAGTAAAGCCCAGAGCAGCCCGTGGCACCAG ATGCAGAGAAGCCCTCCCCTCACAAGGAACTGACAGTCTGacttttgcatttcagctgctcCAGGATGAGCAATTATACATCCTCGGGGTCATCCAGAGTTGCCAGGCAGCTGAGCTCAGGGGGCTGcgaaccctgaagtgctccaagcaggagacgGCCAAAGCCATTCTG GACATCTTGGGGcccttggagcacttcagggatCGCCCCCTGACCCTGGCCCTTGCCTTGGAGGCCCTCCTCCAGCTAAG TACCATGAGGCCCAAATTCAGCTGCGATATGATCAGTGCGATCCTCCATAGGACCATGGAGGCAGTTCTTCAGGgcccagaaaaggaggaggaaagagag GAGCTGAAGCGCCACTTCCGTCTCCTCCTTGGAAGTCTCCTTATGGAAGCCCCCAATCCGGGCACCCTCCTGCAACTTTTAAGT atgaCGGTAGTTCGGCCGGACCTGGCCTGCTTCCGCCTGAAGCTGGAAGAAG GGAGTGACCACGTCGCAGTCAGTGCTGTGGTCGCTCTGTGTGGCATTAACACAGTTCAGTGCAATCGCCTGGTGACAATCCAGTCCCGCTGGTGCCAGTGA